From the Anaerolineales bacterium genome, one window contains:
- a CDS encoding radical SAM protein has protein sequence MGWRERLGLNDTERAAPLEPGFYTYTAPASHPFHYRLHLRVEPNGQGLLVLNASTVMHLNQSAAEYAYHFIHLTPPDEVAAKISQRYRVSKKQATTDYANFAQSLQTLIETPDLDPVTYLNLERQAPYTDSMTAPYRLDCALTYKLPAGAPRDAAPTKRVTRELSTEEWTQIIDRAYEIGIPHVLFTGGEPTLREDLPQLLQRAEEHGLVSGLITDGRKLGDTRYLKTLLDAGLDHAMIVLQPSKEETWESLASFAYWRKVLDDDIFIAAHLTLTKQNAKQINSLIDRIAESGVRALSLSESDETLSDKLQTAADHANHMGLPLVWDMPVPYSGLNPVSLELKAQKTKALDGAGRAWLYVEPDGDVLAGQGGKKVLGNMLNDKWSKIWKVKA, from the coding sequence ATGGGCTGGCGAGAACGCCTGGGCTTGAACGACACTGAGCGCGCCGCTCCCCTGGAGCCGGGCTTTTATACTTACACGGCGCCGGCCAGCCATCCCTTCCACTACCGCTTGCATCTGCGCGTGGAGCCGAACGGCCAGGGACTGCTGGTATTGAATGCCTCGACGGTGATGCACCTCAACCAGTCCGCCGCAGAATATGCGTATCACTTCATCCATCTAACCCCTCCGGATGAAGTTGCCGCCAAAATCAGCCAACGCTACCGGGTCAGCAAAAAACAGGCAACCACCGATTACGCCAACTTTGCGCAAAGCCTGCAAACATTGATCGAGACGCCCGACCTGGACCCGGTGACCTACCTGAACCTGGAACGCCAGGCGCCCTATACCGACTCGATGACCGCGCCCTATCGGCTGGATTGCGCGCTGACTTACAAGCTGCCCGCCGGAGCCCCGCGCGATGCGGCGCCCACCAAGCGCGTGACCCGCGAGCTCAGCACCGAAGAGTGGACGCAGATCATCGACAGGGCCTACGAAATCGGCATCCCGCATGTGCTGTTCACCGGCGGCGAACCCACCCTGCGTGAGGATCTGCCGCAACTGCTGCAGCGCGCCGAAGAGCACGGCTTGGTGAGCGGCCTGATCACCGACGGCCGCAAGCTGGGCGATACGCGTTACCTGAAGACCCTATTAGATGCAGGCCTGGACCACGCCATGATCGTGCTGCAGCCCAGCAAAGAGGAAACCTGGGAATCACTGGCCAGTTTTGCCTACTGGCGCAAGGTGCTGGATGATGACATCTTCATCGCCGCCCACCTGACGCTGACCAAGCAGAACGCCAAGCAGATCAATAGCCTGATCGACCGTATCGCCGAGAGCGGCGTGCGCGCCCTTTCGTTGAGCGAGAGTGACGAAACGCTCAGCGACAAGCTGCAAACCGCCGCCGACCACGCCAATCATATGGGCTTGCCGCTGGTCTGGGACATGCCGGTGCCTTACTCAGGCTTAAACCCGGTGAGCCTGGAGCTCAAAGCCCAGAAAACCAAAGCGCTCGACGGGGCCGGCCGCGCCTGGCTGTACGTCGAGCCGGATGGCGACGTGCTGGCAGGACAGGGCGGCAAAAAAGTTTTGGGCAATATGCTGAATGACAAGTGGAGCAAGATCTGGAAGGTTAAGGCATAG